A genome region from Pseudarthrobacter defluvii includes the following:
- a CDS encoding MerR family transcriptional regulator, whose protein sequence is MMAKTSSTNTMHIGELAERTGLSLRTIRHYDDVGLLPATARTDGGFRVFSEDDFERLMVIKQMKPLGFSLEEMAEILALLAGPEGAAPERSEVLAGFLERAVHQRAKMARNLAQADEFIQRLGGGV, encoded by the coding sequence ATGATGGCCAAGACCAGCAGCACCAACACCATGCATATCGGCGAGCTGGCAGAGCGGACAGGCCTGTCCCTGCGGACCATCCGCCACTATGACGATGTCGGGCTGCTGCCGGCAACGGCCCGGACTGATGGTGGTTTCAGAGTGTTCTCGGAGGACGACTTCGAACGCCTCATGGTCATAAAACAGATGAAGCCGCTGGGGTTCTCGCTCGAGGAAATGGCTGAGATCCTTGCGCTGCTCGCCGGCCCGGAGGGCGCTGCCCCTGAACGGTCCGAGGTGCTTGCCGGGTTCCTGGAACGGGCCGTGCATCAGCGGGCGAAGATGGCCAGGAACTTGGCCCAGGCAGATGAATTCATTCAGAGGCTCGGCGGCGGGGTCTGA